In Oscillatoria acuminata PCC 6304, a single window of DNA contains:
- a CDS encoding TIGR02921 family PEP-CTERM protein, with protein MKVWLHGLFSLLFPAFSIKGWLHSLFSAIFWLWNLTFLSTVYLGILPWLAIPLVQATIEGIIPLAFTLAVIGAIAIPTVCTLIGIKLRKQPLQLIRLFYGVEAPLFTLCLVRLFMLREMTAASNLVVGTALLALAAFALELFYGYAKGDRKLAWLQLATHSLMLLMGLYLGALLLFYVVPLTVWLTNSLISLDWIGAIIDIFRYSSWHAIWLVPFTFLFWGFSPTLFIAMPSALATFHIYSGYKIIQQFAQQYGRKWAVFGSGFVVTAWMVLFLAFQQQPQIHAFKYLENPPSTDRERQELLAKSDSIRQGLLNAYLLSYRYLSTHEDNNHIRAMYRDLLVEESAAQVLQNWYNGLMSPFLYQGSRSDIEKAATLYAELFDTPIQKGETKTILKAIQSTFNPEEAKAGLLNINEQRVLLAQQEITVTERGDWADVELYEVYENQTYQNEEVFYYFSLPESAVLTGVWLNETADRSDRYVFQISPRGAAQQVYNDQVRRNIDPALLEQVGPRQYRLRVFPVPARLSSWDNPNNQEQPKQHLWLTYKVMQSPQGWAMPQLAEKRNVFWTRQTQRQYHGETVKRLGDAWMPEFLPATDSPSGTTHQVTLPGDYQISAQPLTEKDYILPEGKRVGVIVDRSYSMRSHAKEVTETLNWLKRHGFADNRLENNDADIYLTASPGAIPLRQDNLSEVNPAQITYYGSLNYREMLQQFQELQGDTTYDAVALISDRGSYELAQDSPDLLTLSSPLWMVHLGGLPSAYDDGTLQAIQGTGGGVSTDLEEVLQRIATTAKLGPSTVSVVDGYRWVVEKPAKAALATLPQQLTRATVPDKAGLEPLGARQLILALSKQMDAASLADLDAIHAIAKHYEIVSPYSSAIVLVNEEQKRQLKEAESRSDRFDREIEDGTEDLQQPEDLMSVPVPEPHEWLGTIGAIGLLIFAKRKWGKIKSTRLT; from the coding sequence ATGAAAGTCTGGCTTCACGGTTTGTTTTCCCTCCTTTTTCCAGCATTCAGTATAAAAGGCTGGCTTCACAGTTTGTTTTCTGCCATTTTCTGGCTATGGAATCTCACATTTTTAAGCACGGTTTACCTCGGCATCTTACCTTGGTTGGCAATCCCCTTGGTTCAGGCAACTATTGAAGGAATCATTCCCCTAGCATTTACCCTGGCAGTCATTGGGGCGATCGCCATTCCCACGGTTTGTACCCTAATTGGCATTAAGTTACGCAAACAGCCTTTACAACTGATTCGCCTGTTTTATGGCGTCGAAGCGCCTTTATTTACCCTCTGCCTGGTCCGGTTATTCATGCTGCGAGAAATGACCGCCGCTAGTAACCTGGTGGTGGGAACTGCACTGCTGGCATTGGCTGCATTTGCTCTAGAATTATTCTATGGCTATGCCAAGGGCGATCGCAAGTTAGCTTGGCTACAACTCGCCACCCACAGTTTAATGTTATTAATGGGCCTCTATCTAGGCGCATTATTACTCTTCTATGTTGTTCCCTTAACAGTCTGGTTGACCAACTCCCTGATCAGCTTGGATTGGATAGGAGCAATCATTGATATATTCCGGTATAGCTCCTGGCACGCTATTTGGTTGGTCCCCTTCACCTTTTTATTCTGGGGATTCAGTCCCACCTTATTCATCGCCATGCCCTCAGCCCTGGCGACTTTTCATATCTATTCGGGCTACAAAATCATCCAACAATTTGCCCAGCAATACGGACGAAAATGGGCAGTATTTGGCTCAGGATTCGTAGTAACAGCCTGGATGGTGCTATTTTTAGCCTTTCAGCAACAACCCCAAATTCACGCCTTTAAATACTTAGAAAATCCTCCATCAACGGATCGAGAACGGCAAGAGTTATTAGCAAAATCGGACTCCATCCGCCAAGGACTGCTCAACGCTTATTTACTCTCCTATCGCTACCTCAGTACCCACGAAGATAATAATCATATCCGGGCTATGTATCGGGACCTCCTGGTAGAGGAATCTGCCGCGCAAGTCTTGCAAAATTGGTATAATGGGTTAATGTCACCCTTTTTGTACCAAGGATCGCGCTCAGATATCGAAAAAGCCGCCACCCTTTACGCGGAATTGTTTGATACCCCCATCCAAAAGGGAGAAACCAAAACCATTTTAAAGGCAATACAATCCACCTTTAATCCAGAAGAAGCCAAAGCTGGGTTACTGAATATTAATGAACAACGAGTTTTGCTCGCGCAACAGGAGATTACTGTCACCGAACGGGGAGATTGGGCGGATGTAGAATTGTATGAGGTGTATGAAAACCAAACCTATCAAAATGAGGAAGTTTTCTATTACTTTTCCTTGCCTGAAAGTGCGGTATTAACGGGAGTGTGGTTAAATGAAACCGCCGATCGCAGCGATCGCTATGTCTTCCAAATTTCCCCTCGGGGTGCAGCCCAACAAGTATATAACGACCAAGTGCGCCGCAATATTGACCCAGCGCTGTTGGAACAAGTCGGACCCCGACAATATCGCCTCCGAGTGTTTCCCGTTCCCGCCCGACTCTCTTCCTGGGACAATCCTAACAACCAAGAACAGCCGAAACAGCATCTCTGGTTAACCTATAAAGTCATGCAAAGCCCCCAAGGTTGGGCAATGCCACAACTAGCGGAAAAACGTAACGTCTTTTGGACCCGCCAAACCCAGCGCCAGTATCATGGAGAAACGGTCAAACGCCTCGGTGATGCTTGGATGCCGGAGTTTCTACCTGCCACCGATTCCCCATCCGGAACCACACATCAAGTCACGTTACCCGGAGATTACCAGATTTCGGCGCAACCTCTAACAGAGAAAGATTATATATTACCCGAAGGGAAACGGGTGGGTGTCATCGTCGATCGCTCCTATAGTATGCGATCGCACGCCAAAGAAGTCACTGAAACCCTGAATTGGCTGAAACGCCACGGATTTGCCGATAACCGCTTAGAGAACAACGATGCGGATATTTATTTAACCGCCTCACCCGGTGCGATTCCCCTGCGTCAGGACAATCTCAGTGAGGTGAATCCCGCCCAAATTACCTATTATGGCAGTCTCAACTATCGGGAAATGTTGCAGCAGTTCCAGGAATTGCAGGGGGATACGACTTATGATGCAGTCGCCTTAATTAGCGATCGCGGCAGTTATGAATTAGCCCAAGATAGCCCCGATTTGCTCACCCTCTCTAGTCCCTTATGGATGGTTCATTTAGGGGGATTACCCTCAGCGTATGACGACGGCACCTTACAAGCCATTCAAGGCACTGGCGGGGGCGTTTCTACGGACTTAGAGGAGGTATTACAGCGCATCGCGACTACTGCCAAATTAGGCCCATCTACGGTGAGTGTAGTGGATGGATATCGCTGGGTTGTAGAGAAACCGGCAAAAGCTGCTCTTGCCACCTTGCCGCAACAACTAACCCGTGCAACCGTTCCAGACAAAGCGGGATTAGAACCGTTAGGTGCAAGGCAACTGATTCTGGCGTTATCTAAACAGATGGATGCAGCAAGTCTAGCGGATTTAGATGCCATTCATGCCATTGCCAAACACTATGAAATTGTCTCCCCTTATTCCTCGGCGATCGTGCTCGTCAACGAGGAACAAAAGCGGCAGTTAAAAGAGGCAGAATCCCGCAGCGATCGCTTTGATCGGGAAATCGAAGATGGGACAGAAGACTTGCAGCAACCCGAGGATCTGATGAGTGTACCAGTACCGGAACCCCATGAATGGTTAGGAACAATCGGGGCGATCGGGCTGCTGATTTTTGCCAAGCGCAAATGGGGTAAAATCAAGTCCACTAGATTAACCTAA
- a CDS encoding SGNH/GDSL hydrolase family protein: MSWSKIPPWALLSLATNGILMLTVILLIVRAESSSSNLQNLSELQGNDASALENASGSETPSVTEPQLGPRHQWNYEQWLAQLQREAEAIAANPPERLGVLAGDSISLWFPPELLPPQRTWLNQGISGEVSSGLLKRLPLFDNSNPEVIFVMIGINDLIRGISPSEVVENQQAIVRDLVWVHPNARIVVQSILPHSGSGASWEGRDRLLNIPNDRIRDINRQLAAIASAEGVEFLDLYPLFADSQGNLRLELTTDGLHLNEQGYLVWRTALMVFDPI, encoded by the coding sequence ATGTCTTGGTCAAAGATACCCCCCTGGGCTTTGTTATCCCTGGCCACAAATGGGATCTTGATGCTCACAGTCATTTTACTGATTGTCCGCGCTGAAAGTTCGTCCTCTAATCTGCAAAATTTGTCGGAATTGCAGGGGAATGATGCGAGTGCCCTTGAGAATGCCTCGGGTTCAGAAACTCCATCGGTTACGGAGCCTCAGTTAGGTCCCCGTCATCAGTGGAATTATGAGCAATGGTTGGCTCAGTTACAGCGGGAGGCGGAGGCGATCGCCGCTAATCCCCCGGAACGCCTCGGGGTTCTCGCCGGAGATTCCATCAGTTTATGGTTCCCTCCAGAACTGTTACCTCCCCAACGCACTTGGCTCAATCAAGGAATTTCTGGAGAAGTCTCTTCGGGGTTGTTGAAACGGTTACCGTTATTTGACAACAGCAACCCCGAGGTGATTTTTGTGATGATTGGGATTAATGACCTAATTCGCGGCATTTCCCCGTCCGAGGTGGTTGAAAATCAACAGGCGATCGTTCGGGATCTCGTCTGGGTTCATCCCAACGCCCGGATTGTGGTCCAATCTATTTTGCCCCACAGTGGGTCCGGTGCCAGTTGGGAAGGACGCGATCGCCTCCTGAATATCCCCAACGATCGCATCCGCGACATCAATCGCCAACTCGCTGCGATCGCCTCCGCTGAAGGAGTCGAATTCTTGGACCTCTACCCCCTCTTCGCCGACTCCCAAGGCAATCTCCGCCTCGAATTAACCACCGACGGTTTACATCTCAACGAGCAAGGTTACTTAGTCTGGCGAACCGCCTTGATGGTGTTTGATCCGATTTGA
- the mgsA gene encoding methylglyoxal synthase translates to MSSIIALIAHDRKKDEMVTFAQKHSAILSQYHLIATGTTGARINQATGLEVQLMQSGPMGGDSQIAAQVVEGTVKAVIFLIDPLFAQPHEPDIQALLRICNLQQTPLATNLATAEAIMPSLTPA, encoded by the coding sequence ATGTCCTCAATCATTGCCTTAATCGCCCACGATCGCAAAAAAGATGAAATGGTCACCTTTGCTCAAAAGCATTCGGCTATCCTGTCCCAATATCATCTAATTGCCACCGGAACTACCGGGGCTAGAATTAATCAAGCCACGGGACTCGAAGTCCAACTCATGCAATCGGGACCGATGGGGGGAGATTCTCAAATTGCCGCCCAAGTCGTCGAAGGGACGGTGAAAGCGGTGATTTTCCTGATCGATCCCCTGTTTGCTCAACCCCACGAACCCGATATTCAAGCACTCCTGCGAATTTGTAACCTCCAGCAAACCCCCCTAGCAACAAATCTCGCTACCGCAGAGGCAATCATGCCCAGTTTGACCCCCGCTTGA
- a CDS encoding ammonium transporter has protein sequence MTSKLNFSQKSKPRYRRRRSSLRNAPLRQENSIFQKLFSAIGRLSPSWKACIPLASIILLLSAYSAVAQSPPGDLPDTLTDTEQLRIALDTMWVVIASILVIFMNAGFGMLETGFCRQKNAVNILSKNLIVFALATVAFWAIGFGFMFGDGNPFIGFSGFFLAGPDNSPAIEEAYVGVFDSLSWTGVPLAAKFLFQVAFAGTAATIVSGAVAERIKFVDFLIFSLLLVGIAYPITGHWVWGGGWLADLGFMDFAGSTVVHSVGGWAALMGAAFLGPRLGKYQDGRPVALPGHNMSIATLGCLILWIGWFGFNPGSTMAADHTIAHIAVTTNIAAATGGIAATIVAWMYLGKPDLSMIINGILAGLVAITAGCDGVSVFGAAIIGAVGGILVVFAVTLFDSIQIDDPVGATSVHLVNGIWGTLAVGLFNVDSGLFYTGSLGQLGVQFLGVASIGGMTVLVTTLFWLALKSSLGIRVTEDEELKGLDIAEHGMEAYSGFLKDNRGMAGGSP, from the coding sequence ATGACCTCTAAACTAAACTTCAGCCAGAAATCAAAACCCAGATATCGTAGGCGGCGGTCTTCCCTTCGGAATGCCCCCCTGCGCCAAGAGAACTCGATTTTTCAAAAATTGTTCTCTGCGATTGGGAGACTCTCCCCCTCATGGAAAGCCTGCATTCCTTTAGCCAGCATCATTTTGCTGCTATCGGCCTATTCTGCGGTGGCCCAATCTCCTCCAGGGGACCTACCGGACACCTTAACGGACACCGAACAACTCCGCATCGCTCTGGATACCATGTGGGTGGTGATTGCCTCCATTTTGGTCATCTTTATGAACGCCGGGTTTGGAATGTTGGAAACCGGCTTTTGCCGTCAAAAAAATGCGGTCAACATCCTCTCCAAAAACCTGATCGTCTTCGCCTTAGCCACCGTGGCATTCTGGGCGATCGGATTTGGCTTTATGTTCGGGGATGGTAACCCCTTCATCGGCTTTAGCGGCTTTTTCCTCGCCGGACCGGACAACAGTCCCGCGATCGAGGAGGCTTATGTTGGAGTCTTCGATTCTCTCAGTTGGACCGGAGTCCCCCTCGCTGCCAAGTTTTTATTCCAAGTCGCCTTTGCCGGTACTGCCGCCACCATTGTTTCGGGTGCCGTTGCTGAACGGATTAAGTTTGTTGACTTCTTAATCTTCAGTCTCTTACTGGTGGGAATTGCCTACCCTATCACCGGACATTGGGTCTGGGGTGGGGGCTGGCTTGCCGATTTAGGCTTTATGGATTTTGCCGGATCCACCGTGGTTCACTCCGTGGGAGGCTGGGCCGCACTGATGGGGGCGGCTTTCCTAGGGCCACGTCTCGGTAAATATCAAGATGGACGTCCCGTGGCTTTACCGGGACATAACATGAGTATCGCCACCTTGGGATGTTTAATCCTGTGGATCGGCTGGTTTGGGTTTAACCCCGGTTCAACAATGGCCGCTGACCATACCATTGCCCATATTGCCGTTACCACGAATATTGCTGCGGCTACAGGGGGTATCGCTGCCACCATTGTTGCTTGGATGTATCTGGGTAAACCTGACCTTTCCATGATTATCAACGGTATCCTGGCTGGACTAGTGGCCATTACTGCCGGTTGTGATGGGGTTAGCGTATTTGGGGCCGCCATTATCGGGGCTGTGGGTGGCATTTTGGTCGTGTTCGCCGTCACCTTATTTGACAGTATCCAAATTGATGACCCAGTAGGGGCGACCTCCGTTCACCTCGTCAATGGAATCTGGGGAACCTTAGCCGTGGGTCTGTTTAATGTAGACAGCGGTTTATTCTATACCGGGAGTCTGGGCCAATTGGGGGTCCAATTCCTCGGCGTTGCCTCCATTGGCGGGATGACGGTCCTCGTGACGACTCTTTTCTGGTTAGCCCTCAAATCTTCCTTGGGGATCCGAGTCACTGAAGATGAAGAGTTGAAAGGCTTGGATATTGCCGAACATGGCATGGAAGCGTACAGTGGCTTCCTCAAGGATAATCGCGGGATGGCCGGGGGAAGTCCCTAG
- the nagA gene encoding N-acetylglucosamine-6-phosphate deacetylase translates to MTPLSRLRTLLPISGCNNLDIINAQLPGYEDLHWLRIDQQGAIAVIQPMKTEKPPIPSVENLQDMALLDVEGDWVSLGGVDLQINGALGLAFPDLELADFDKLQDICQFLWHEGVDVFLPTLVTTSVENIQRSLATLSSFIKNSKYSCPQNQRTAKIGGVHLEGPFLNPDKRGAHPGEYLLPLTLENVKRVLGDYAQLVKIITLAPELDPSGETLDYLHSLGITISLGHSLATAEQATAAFNRGASMVTHAFNAMPGIHHRQPGLLGAAIVHPEVKCGLIADGEHVSPITIELLLRASHYYKGIFLVSDALSPLGLPDGKYPWDSRQIEVINGTARLENGTLAGTTLPLLTGVQNLVKWGLCEVGDAIALATKSPRWAIGLPQLNIGQPASLLRWHLDESENLLTWERLGPLD, encoded by the coding sequence ATGACTCCACTATCACGCCTCCGCACTCTTCTGCCCATCTCGGGTTGCAACAACTTGGATATTATCAACGCTCAACTTCCCGGTTATGAGGACTTGCACTGGCTGCGAATTGATCAACAGGGTGCGATCGCGGTGATTCAACCGATGAAAACCGAGAAGCCTCCCATTCCCTCTGTGGAAAATTTACAAGACATGGCCTTACTTGATGTAGAAGGCGACTGGGTTTCTTTGGGCGGGGTTGATCTCCAAATTAATGGCGCTTTAGGACTGGCCTTTCCCGATCTAGAATTGGCTGATTTTGACAAACTCCAGGACATTTGTCAATTTCTGTGGCACGAAGGCGTAGATGTCTTTCTCCCCACCCTCGTCACAACTTCGGTGGAAAATATTCAGCGATCGCTCGCTACCTTATCCTCATTTATCAAGAATTCCAAATATTCCTGTCCCCAAAATCAACGAACGGCTAAAATTGGCGGCGTTCACTTAGAAGGACCCTTCCTCAATCCGGACAAACGCGGCGCGCATCCTGGGGAATATCTCCTCCCCCTCACTCTGGAAAATGTCAAGCGCGTTTTAGGAGACTATGCCCAACTGGTCAAAATTATCACCCTGGCACCGGAATTAGACCCCAGTGGTGAAACCCTAGACTATCTGCATTCCCTGGGAATTACCATCAGTTTGGGTCACTCCCTCGCCACCGCAGAACAAGCTACCGCCGCCTTTAATCGCGGTGCAAGTATGGTGACTCATGCTTTTAATGCCATGCCAGGGATTCATCACCGGCAACCGGGTTTATTAGGGGCGGCGATCGTCCATCCGGAGGTCAAATGTGGATTAATTGCCGATGGTGAGCACGTTTCTCCGATTACCATTGAGTTGCTGCTGCGCGCCAGTCACTATTACAAGGGCATTTTTCTCGTCAGTGATGCCCTCTCTCCTTTGGGACTCCCGGATGGGAAATATCCCTGGGATAGTCGTCAAATTGAAGTGATTAACGGGACCGCCCGCCTAGAAAATGGCACTCTTGCCGGAACCACCTTACCCCTGCTGACTGGGGTGCAGAATTTAGTCAAATGGGGACTCTGTGAAGTGGGAGATGCGATCGCCTTGGCAACGAAATCTCCCCGATGGGCGATCGGCTTACCCCAGTTAAACATTGGTCAACCGGCTTCTTTACTTCGCTGGCATCTCGATGAATCGGAAAATTTGTTAACCTGGGAGCGACTTGGACCCCTGGACTAG
- the purE gene encoding 5-(carboxyamino)imidazole ribonucleotide mutase, translating into MSQPQIGIIMGSDSDLPTMKEAIAVCEEFKVPVEVAIVSAHRTPERMVQYASQAHDRGLKVIIAGAGGAAHLPGMVAALTPLPVIGVPVASRHLTGVDSLYSIVQMPGGIPVATVAIGNAKNAGLLAVQILATHQPELLDLVQQYRQSLKDSVMEKQAKLEQLGYQEYLTQMS; encoded by the coding sequence ATGAGTCAACCCCAAATCGGCATTATTATGGGCAGCGATTCGGATCTGCCGACGATGAAAGAGGCGATCGCAGTCTGTGAGGAATTTAAGGTTCCGGTAGAGGTGGCGATCGTCTCCGCTCATCGTACCCCGGAACGGATGGTGCAGTATGCTTCCCAGGCGCATGATCGCGGACTGAAAGTGATTATTGCCGGTGCAGGAGGGGCCGCCCATCTCCCGGGAATGGTGGCGGCACTGACTCCTTTACCCGTGATTGGGGTTCCCGTAGCGAGTCGGCACCTGACCGGGGTGGACTCTCTTTACTCTATTGTACAAATGCCCGGAGGAATTCCGGTGGCAACCGTGGCGATCGGAAATGCCAAAAATGCTGGATTGTTAGCGGTGCAAATTTTAGCCACCCATCAGCCGGAATTGCTGGATCTCGTGCAACAGTACCGCCAAAGCCTCAAGGACTCGGTGATGGAAAAGCAGGCCAAGTTGGAGCAACTGGGTTATCAAGAATACTTAACTCAGATGTCCTGA
- the bchM gene encoding magnesium protoporphyrin IX methyltransferase, with amino-acid sequence MNAVDDKTVVREYFNATGFDRWRRIYGTEEVNKVQLDIRKGHQQTVDRVLAWLQADDNLQGLSICDAGCGVGSLSIPLGQAGAMVYGSDISEKMVAEAYQRAKTLLGPSNTISFAAQDLESLSGRYHTVICLDVLIHYPQDKAAEMIGHLCSLAQERVILSFAPKTVALSALKKVGELFPGPSKTTRAYQHREADIVAILAKNGFAIARQEMTSTRFYYSRLLEAIRR; translated from the coding sequence ATGAACGCAGTAGATGATAAAACCGTAGTCAGGGAGTATTTTAATGCCACCGGGTTCGATCGCTGGCGCAGAATTTATGGCACAGAAGAGGTCAATAAAGTTCAGTTAGATATCCGCAAGGGACATCAGCAAACGGTCGATCGCGTCCTGGCGTGGCTACAAGCCGATGACAATTTGCAGGGGTTATCAATTTGTGATGCGGGTTGCGGCGTCGGCAGTCTGAGTATTCCCCTGGGACAAGCCGGTGCAATGGTCTATGGCAGCGATATTTCTGAAAAAATGGTGGCTGAAGCATACCAACGGGCTAAAACCCTGTTGGGTCCTAGCAATACGATTTCTTTTGCAGCCCAGGATTTAGAATCGTTAAGTGGACGCTATCATACGGTGATTTGTCTGGATGTGCTGATTCACTATCCCCAGGATAAGGCGGCAGAGATGATCGGCCATCTCTGTTCTTTGGCACAGGAGCGGGTGATTCTGAGTTTCGCCCCGAAAACCGTTGCCCTGAGTGCTTTGAAGAAGGTGGGGGAATTATTCCCCGGTCCGAGTAAAACCACTCGGGCTTACCAACATCGAGAAGCGGATATTGTCGCAATTCTGGCTAAAAATGGCTTTGCGATCGCTCGCCAAGAAATGACCAGCACGCGGTTTTATTATTCTCGCCTCCTAGAAGCAATTCGGCGCTAA
- a CDS encoding 4-hydroxy-3-methylbut-2-enyl diphosphate reductase: MDTKAFKRALQKSDNYHRKGFGHQEEVTGVMNSVYQSPLIQQIRENNYTLTRGEVTIRLAQAFGFCWGVERAVAIAYETRQHFPTERIWITNEIIHNPSVNQHIQEMNVEFIPVDEGKKDFEVVQAGDVVILPAFGATVQEMQLLNDKGCTIVDTTCPWVSKVWNSVEKHKKGNYTSIIHGKYKHEETLATSSFAGTYLIVLNMAEAEYVANYILKGGDKAEFMAKFSKAVSSGFDPDRDLEQVGIANQTTMLKSETEQMGKLFERTMMKKYGPAALNQHFLAFNTICDATQERQDAMLDLVEDEVDAIVVIGGYNSSNTTQLQQIAIDRGIPSYHIDSASRILPGNRIEHKPLYQELEIAENWLPPGPLVIGVTSGASTPDKVVEEAIEKIFASKAIALV; the protein is encoded by the coding sequence ATGGACACGAAAGCTTTCAAACGCGCACTGCAAAAGTCTGATAACTACCATCGCAAGGGATTTGGTCACCAAGAAGAAGTAACTGGAGTGATGAACTCCGTTTATCAAAGTCCCCTGATTCAGCAAATCCGAGAAAATAATTACACTTTGACTCGCGGCGAGGTGACGATTCGTCTCGCGCAAGCGTTTGGATTTTGCTGGGGGGTCGAACGCGCCGTGGCGATCGCCTACGAAACTCGTCAGCATTTTCCCACTGAACGCATCTGGATTACCAATGAAATCATCCACAATCCCAGCGTTAATCAACATATCCAAGAAATGAATGTTGAATTCATCCCCGTTGACGAAGGGAAAAAAGATTTTGAAGTGGTCCAAGCGGGAGATGTGGTGATTTTACCGGCCTTTGGGGCCACGGTTCAAGAAATGCAGTTGCTCAATGACAAAGGCTGCACAATTGTGGACACTACTTGCCCTTGGGTTTCTAAAGTTTGGAATAGTGTAGAAAAACACAAAAAAGGTAATTACACTTCGATTATTCATGGCAAATACAAGCATGAAGAAACTCTGGCAACCAGTTCTTTTGCCGGGACTTACTTAATTGTCCTGAATATGGCCGAAGCGGAATATGTAGCCAATTATATTCTCAAGGGTGGGGATAAAGCTGAATTTATGGCAAAATTCAGTAAAGCGGTTTCCTCCGGATTTGACCCGGACCGGGATTTAGAGCAAGTTGGCATTGCCAATCAAACCACGATGCTCAAAAGTGAGACAGAACAAATGGGCAAGTTGTTTGAACGGACGATGATGAAAAAGTATGGTCCGGCAGCGTTAAATCAACATTTTCTGGCTTTTAATACGATCTGTGATGCGACTCAAGAACGCCAGGATGCGATGTTGGATTTGGTTGAGGATGAAGTGGATGCGATCGTGGTGATTGGCGGGTATAATTCCTCGAATACGACGCAGTTACAACAAATTGCGATCGACCGAGGAATTCCGTCTTATCATATTGATAGTGCGAGTCGGATTCTTCCGGGAAATCGCATCGAACATAAACCCTTATACCAAGAGTTGGAAATCGCCGAAAATTGGCTACCGCCCGGACCCCTGGTGATTGGGGTGACGTCCGGTGCTTCAACGCCCGATAAGGTGGTGGAAGAGGCGATCGAGAAGATTTTTGCCAGTAAAGCAATAGCACTGGTTTAA
- a CDS encoding DUF423 domain-containing protein: MAQLFMVTASILAGLSVAAGAFASHALKPQLSERSMEIFETGAKYQMYHALALLFVGLALTQTETPSLWLRVAGFAFIVGILLFSGSLYTLSLSGIKGLGAITPIGGAAFLLGWGCLAVASWKM, encoded by the coding sequence ATGGCGCAACTTTTTATGGTAACTGCCTCAATTTTGGCGGGACTCTCCGTCGCTGCCGGGGCCTTTGCCTCTCACGCCTTGAAACCCCAACTCAGTGAGAGGTCGATGGAAATTTTCGAGACGGGCGCAAAGTATCAAATGTATCACGCCTTGGCCCTGTTGTTTGTGGGATTGGCTTTAACCCAAACTGAAACCCCGTCTCTCTGGCTGCGAGTGGCTGGATTTGCCTTCATCGTTGGCATCTTACTCTTTTCCGGCAGCTTATATACCCTCAGTTTATCTGGCATCAAGGGGTTAGGTGCGATCACCCCCATTGGTGGCGCAGCCTTTTTACTCGGTTGGGGCTGTTTAGCTGTGGCAAGTTGGAAAATGTAG